The genomic region ATTTCACTGTGAGGTTTTCTGGACCGAACGGCTCAGCTTTCCTCCGTGGTCCAGCTGTAGCCAGACAGGGTGGTTCTGGGTGACTGGACTGGCGCAGAGCTGGGGGGGTCTGACTCACTTGTTTTTATGGGCGTTTAAATCTCTCCACTTAGTGCGGGGTAAAGAGGGCAAAGAGGAGAACGGGAGTGGCAGTCCAAGAGAGCACACAAACaagagcaggtgtgtgtgtaaaaggGAGGGCAACAGAAAATGTTACTCTCAGTCTCTGTTTCATTGCCTTTGTCATGactttgtattttattacttgttgattttcataaatgttttcatttttttttcccctctgcaACTTTAATAATTTATCGTGATTCATGATGATGAGTGATTTTTCCTGGCATCCTCTCTAAAGGACGCCTCTTTATCTCTCTGGATATTGTCTTCCTCTGTATGAAGTATCTTAATTCAAGTTTTGAATGGAGCTAAAACTTATTTTCTCTGCACAAAACATGAGTTGCACTAATGTACCCATTTTTTTATGACTTCATATTAGTTTGATGTTAAACAGTTGGCCTTGGCAGCAAAATTTTGCCTAAGTAGCCTGAGAAGAAATCCTGAAATCCTTAACAATTTATTGTCTGAAATAGTGTGTTGCTATTTTTTTGgcaaaagtaaaattaagttatCGTAAGAGTAGTGTTGCACTTAAATTGAAACTGGCTTTTTTCATAAAACACTAAGCGattcatttatttctaaaaaaatGGATTATTGCTTTGtagacaaaaaatgtatttactttatttagGCTTTTGTCATATTACTGATGTTTCCAAATTGCAGGGTTTGTGATAGTTAAATAGCCGTCACACTACCTTGACATGTGTAGTGTACATACGGTGTTTAAACCAGACAGCTTATTTGTCAGCAGTCAGTGTGAGAAGTTTGTAGAAAACCCTCACGTGAAATCTTTAGCAGAGCGACTTCACTCTTGATCacgtgcgtgtgtttgtgcgcgCTGACCTGTGCCTCTCTCTGTACTCTGTAGGGGTCCAGTCCGTCCTGATAGAACAGCTCATGGTAGTGCTGCAGGTCAGTCCAAAAGTTAACTGCATTCTCCCATAGCTGAAACAAAAAATGGTTTATCACGTATTAAAGATAGTATTGGTCCACATAATAACAATTATTAAACTTGCAGTAGCTGCTATTTCACCTGGTTTCCAGATTGTTCACAGAAGTTTGTGAAGTATAAgccggcacacaagtcaacgcACAGAGCCTGTAACATCTTTTCCATTCTGCTGCTGCCCAGTAACTGACTTCTACTAGAATGAAACTGATGAAATAAATACAcggaagagaaaaaaacttttaaaacaatCAACACAACACTTtcaaaaaaattacttaaacctAGGGCTGCAGCTGATGATTATATTCATTATTGCTTAATCGGTCAGTTTTTCAATGATTCATCTTTTACACAACAATGtgcaaaaacagtgaaaatcacaaatgtaaagatataaaacagagaaatttAGCAAATCCACATATGCAaatgaatgtttggcatttttgtttgataaatgaccACATGACAGTATGCGATACTGATTTGCATTAGAGGAAAGGACAATTACCTACATCAGAGGGCTCTCTTCCCAACCTTAAACCAAGTGGCACCAAGTGGTATCATATCCTAATCCTCCTACCTGGGTATGGACAGTATGAGGCAACTGGGGCAGGCACGTGTCAGGGCGGAGGGAAGGCAGGGTCATAGAGCCGTGGTGGGTCTGTGTGCCTAACAGAGGGCTAACACACCACTCTGTCCACAGCCCTAGATGAGGGAAGTCATCACGGTCTTCCTGAACACACTGGGACGTCCAGAACCGGGGAGCCCTGCGGGGGAAGGGGATGTGTAGCATGTGCTATATTCAGCTTATGCAAGATATACCTCATAGTATGTGGCAATTAAAAGCAGATGCCTTACAGTATATGTTAATTACAAAAGTCATTGTAGCTAGTCATTTATATGAACACATAAAAGTATATTACTAGACACTGCACACAAATGTGATTAACATCACTGAATTCTGTGAATCTCACCAGTAGAAGAGCAGCGACTCCGTGAGGAAGGGTTGAACTGAGCGCAGTTTCTCCTCTGTCCAGCAGGGGGAGGTAGTCAGCCCCAGTCTGGACAGCAGCTCCACGTTTAGACTGCTTTGGCTGCTGCTCAGCAGGTACCAGCTCCTCATTAGGACCAAATACCTGATCAAAACACCACGTAACATTTGATCCTTTTATCAAATGCATCAATATATTTCTAAAAGACgtgcaatgtttattttttaatggctGCAGCTGTCATCCAAAGTGTTATAAGTTCAGTATCAAACCCTAACCCTTAAACAGACTTTACTTcagcacaataataataaaacaataactgtTTCATCATGTTTACCTGTTCTTCCGCTCTCTGTTCTGTGTCGCTTTCAGTCTCTCTATATCCATCCAAAGATTAAGAACCTTCTCTCCTGGTGTTCCCTGCAAAAACTCCTTAAACTCATCCAAACCTGGTGTTTTGCCATGGAAACAGGTACCATGGCAATAAATATCAAGGCCATTTTCCTGCTCTGTGCCCCAACTCCCCACCACCCTCTTCTTGTTAAACCAATCGGTCTTTTCTCCCACTCCACTCCCCCTCTTGTCTTCTTgaattttctctgtctttcccaTCAATCTGTCTCGGCCCCCATCAGCCGAATGCCGGCAAACTTTACATTCGCAGGAACTGCTTGTGCTGGTACAATTTGTCTGGTCTCCTGACTTGCTGAAACAATCAGTAGTATTTGCCTGGCTCTGACTATCCATCACGTTCAGTGCATTGTTAAGCACCTGATGAACCACTTTGGCAGCCAAGTATTCCAGATGTAGTTCAGAAGACTCATCATTCTGGCCAGCCGATGGCGCTGCGAAGGAGAGGCTCAGCTCTGTTTGCGAGTTCCCGAGTTCCTGGGTTTTCTCAGATTTAAAGTTAGAGGAGGAACATGAGGAggacaaagaggaaaaggtaTATGGATTCTCTGACTCTGAACAGCTGGAGAAACATCTGGATGATTCACTGCattttgtgttgatttgttCCTTCTGGCCAGAGAATAGACATGTTGCGTTCCTCACAGACCCTGAAAGAGAGAACCATAATTCTTATTTATACCTAGACTACATAGTTGTGCAAATGGGAAACAGGCCAGCATATACCTTGTTCTCCTGAAATGTTCTCTTGAGAATGTGAGCGTGTTAGGACTTTCAGTGCGTTGTTATTTTGCTGGTCAAATTGGGAGGAAGAACGCAGTTGTGGGGCTGACAGGGTTGTTCGACCTGAGCTGCCTTTCCTCCTCTGGATACAAAGGTTTGCGTCCCACTGAAACAACAGCTTGGCTAGTCTGGGGAAGACCAGAAAGAATTAATACACCACCAGTCACAGAATACGCAAGCAAGTGTTTTTATAAAAGCATTAATTTTATGATAAAGTGGAATTAATTGAGGTTGTTATCTCTGTGTCACTGCTTCTACAGAATGTGTAGGTTTGTGTCAGTCATCCGATCTTAGTATGTGGCCCTAAGGCTTCTCGCAAGGTGCATAAGGAATAAGGCAGACTACAACAGAGGAGGAAATAGGGTCCTAAGGCTTCTCAGAGTCTTAAACAGTCTAAGGATTCCTGGATGATACACAATAAATAAGGTATATTGAATTTTACTGCAACACTCCATAATCACTGACAAAAGCAAGTTAGTAAGCCAGTAATGTTCAGGTTGTAGCAGAACTAAAGTAATGAGTTAGCAACAGCAGAAGGAAAAAGCATGAAATATCAGACACACTGCATTGAACTGGACATGAGTGACTGAATAAAACTGAACACTACGTTTAGTAATAATCTAAAACTATTATAACAACAACATGATGTAAAccacataaaaatattaaaatcaatgcAGAATATAAGCGGTAAAGTCACATTTGTATTCTAAGTCTAAAGCACTTGTAGTACCTGTATTCACTGTAGAAATCACTTCGAAGGAAGAAGGGCAATCTTTCTTTCATGACCCACTGAATTCCTTGCTCTCTGTCCAGGCACTGCAAAGGTCAGGGAGACAGATTCTTCAAGTCAACCGTCAGAAACTACAGTACGGATTCCTGCTAGTCTCCAAACCCAAATATTTCCATCTATTGTTTTACACATAAAGGCATTACTCACTACTTACACAAACAGTGTAACTGCTGTCCACTGGAGGGGTTTTGGCCAAAGCTGTGGGGTCACCAGTTTGGAGTTGTGATTTGCAGCGGTGTAAGTCTGATCGGATTCTTCTACAGACAAACTCTGCTGCCCCGCTCACCACCTCAAACAGCCCGGTCTCCTGGTTGTACAGCAAAGCCTCTGGGAAAGTCTGGAAATAGATGTAAGGGTATAATAATGTTGTAGGAATTTTGTCAAAAGCATGCTACATCTAAAACAgtaggattttttttaatttttttaccgGCAGACTTAAGAAATCATTGAAGTAGTGAGCCAACACGTCGTCAGAGGACAGAGAGTTCTCCTGCATGgagacaaacaataaaacatgactCTAAAAAGGAGCATCCAGGCAAAGTATAGACATGCTGCTAAACCCAAACTGCTGTTACAGATTACGATAACttatgaaatgtaaataaaaacgtGTACTCACAAAATTACCAGCAGTAAGATGGGGAaagtctaaaataaaataaagtaaaacatttatcaCCAAACCAGCATCAGGACTTAAAATCCTACAAAGTTAATTTCTTGAAAGTCTTACCTGTTGAAATTACTTCACACATAGTTCacttcaaaaatacaaatgcctGCAAAGTATTTTCAAACCGGCTGCCCAGAAAGTAGAGCCTGGGCGTGACATTTGAACATTCACCAGCCTCAAACCTCTCGTTGTAATTACAGACACACTGCAGGTTGCTATGGAAGTGGACTCATTTTCAAAACACAGGGGCTAGTAAAAGTTTAACTAGAGAAGACCAAAGAGAAACTCATACAAGTTTGACTTTCTTCTTGCAGTTAGAGACCTGAACATAGGTTGTTTCTAAATTAACATAACTGACATTACTGTACCCTAAGATCACTTACATGTAGTGAAACAAGTACAATGAGGGAACGACATTGTTGCAGTTAAGGTAAGGCCATACCACTAGATGGCACCAGAAACTGACAAATTCATTTCTGCAGAGGACAACAGGTAAAAGGAACAATTATTTCACAAATGAGACCCGTgagacatgttaaaaaaaagaaatttattttaaaactgctctgaaaacacatttgtaaaagtTGAAAAGCTTAGGGGActttgaaaaaaacattctgtACAGTTGATCAATGTGTATGGGAAAGTACATCAACAGTAAAATTCAGTCATCGTCCTGCTGGTGAGACTTCCTTCACATtcataattaaaaaacacaagcaagaactgtgttttttttttaaaaaaaaaaaaagggggaaataCAGTATAGAGACAGGCACAAAGACATTAATAAGAAATTGCTCTCACGTACTGGCCAAAAAACAGACTTCCTTGTATCTAGGCCTCAGGAACAAAATGCTAAAGTGACTTCGACAAGTCAAAGAGGAATATAGTTCGCCATCTGCTCATAGTCTCCTAACGTTTCGCTTACTTTGAGCGCTTCCTGGAAGTAGTATGTCCTTCTTGCGACGGCCTGCAGACTGGCTGCCACACTCTCTAGAGCCGTGAAAAGCACACAAGCAGGCCAAGCAAAACTGGAAACCACAGTCGGCTCTGCTGCACACGCCCTCCATTTTCACTGAGTGACACCTCGCAGGATGCTCACATCGAGGGCAAGGCTTGAGGCACTCATCATTGAAGAGAGTTTTGGCAacctttaagaaaaaaaaaaaaaaaaaaaaagagactttAAATTATTAGATTTTGAATCAAAGAAATGTTTGTGAACTTCCTTTAGCAGTTCCTTCAGTAAGGTCAATGGGAAACCCCATTCACCCTCCACTGAACAGCAATAAtacaacattttaaactaatatttaatatatcCAGCGGTAGAAGAATTATTAAGATCCTTTACTTTACCCTGCAGTGCTGGATTTTTGTCTCCCCCTTCCGACAGTGAAAGTAATTACACAACAGAGTCGAGGCACGCTGCTGACATATAGGCTCTGTAGTCATGTTGCCTCCCCTTTCAGTTCTGGCAAACCAGTCATCACTGGTTggtataaaattaaaaaaaacccatcacTACCGGTTCGCCAGTGTGGGAATGTGGGATTTTGAAACTCCAGCATACTGTGAAAACTGCCGGTGGCGGGCTAAATCAGCGTTGTGCAACTCGTTTGGCGAGTGCTTGAACGTAAGGGacattcatttatatgtaaaactCCCATAGTAAAAATACTGAtatcacactgtaaaaatactttagtaaaagtaagAGACCTGTATGTAAAAGCTTATTCAAGAATGCAAGTGTAAACAGTAAAATGTGCTTAAAGTAGAAGTTCTCGGGGCCTCTgggtagggctggacgatttcacctaaaatcaaaaaTCACGATTAATTGAACATTCCACCTCGTTAcggttattttgtttttcatattcCACTGACATGgtttgtactgtatatatgctCAATTATTGAAgccaggttttatttatttgattcacagattttaaaaatcaattatctaaatgttaattaataaggtaATGTTGACGTGCACATTAGGAGAAATGGTTCCCCTATATTCGGCGCATCGCCGCTGCTGAATTATGAGCgctgctactaaactttcacTCAATTATTTAATATCAATACGAAACTACTGGTTTTCACTCACACACCGTGAGAGCACGGCAACACACGCTTTactagcttcctctcctcatgcATCAAAGGACATCTAAGTTATGCGACAgctgctgttataagagcagcggaGCAATGTGTGTTAGTAGAGAGTGAGTGATTGAGCGAATGAGAGAGCGAGAAAGTGTCAGCCTGGCCGTAAATgcacagtgtaggtcacagtgtgtccattAATAAAATCACTGTTGTTTCACCgactgctggaaagtgaagcaGGTTAGCGCCAGCTAACCTCTGCCTGACTCCGGTACGGAAGCTCAGCAAGACTGGACGGGGCGGAGTCACGTGACCACACACGTACAGTAGTATGTTTTTAAGGGGAAGTACATGAACACGTACACTGTAgggaaaatatttataaataaccGACATGGTAAAATTACATCAgttagaggctctgaatttcAGTTTCGATTACtttcaattaattgtccagccctacctCTGGGATGGTATAAAATCCACTACTTCTCTGGAACCAGTAATCGGAGCCGCCTCAGCTGTGACACTAATGTGGATGATGCAAATCACTTCTTTGCTAGGTTTGATGACCTTGACTTTTCTGCTGCTCACAAGAGCATTCTTTCATCTTTGGCATCATTACCTCTTGTTACGTCCCCAGTTTGCcatatttgatttaaaaaaaataaatatctgacacaatttttaaaacagcagcacCACAGGGGAGTTTTATCCCCTTTTTTATTTACCCTCTACACCGCTGACTACAGGCATAGTCAGGCACCTTGCCACGTATGACACTGTCCTTGGTCTTCATCGAGGTGATGACCAGGCCTATAAAAATGAAATTGCCTCTTTTGTGAATTGGTGTGAGTCAAAACTTTTTACAACTAAATGTTGGGAAAACTAAAGAGCCGATTATTGACTTTAGGAGGAAGAATGAAGAGGTTCTTGTGATCATAAAAGATCAGCAAATCAAATTTGTCTCGTCATGTAATTATCTTGGTGTTTACCTGGACAGCAAGTTAaattggaaataaaacacagacattgtTTTCAAGAAGGTCCAGTCGTGGCTATTTTTCCTGTGAGCAGAAATTTGCTTTATACCTTTTATCAAGGCACTATAACCAGTGTTCTTTTTATGCTCTACTTCGCTGGGGAGGCAGCATCACTTTAGACGATTAAAAAGCCTGGCTCTGTGATTGGCCTTCCTCCTGAGTCACTCAAGGTCACTTTAGAAAAGAGAACAAGTTACAaactaaaaaatgtaaaataggAAAGTGACATGAAAACAAGTTCCTCAAACTTGTGAATAAATTACTAAATGTAATTAGTAACATTACACCACTGAATATATccaaatcttacataatgtcAGTCAGTgtaatcattttaaaactcaCTTCTAGGAATTTATCCCGTTTGCTGCTGCTTCCTGAATGTAAGGCGCTGTGCTGTAATGGGGTCAAAGTGCTATTTCCTGACTGCGGGGTGCAGTAGCTGGAGGTCCTAGACTGGGCTTGAACCGTCTTGAGGGCCGACCTTTTCAGCAGAGTGAGCCTGGTCTCTGAGTCAGGTACATGGACAGCACCACTGAGCTACAAGACAACAGCACAAAGATTTCAACCGTTAGTCACATTATATATCCACATTGACAAGCTAGATGAAAGTTtaacaaatattcaaatgttacTTTACACTATATCCCACCACACAGAAACTGCTGTTGTGCTCATCTCTATGACATGaaggtttcatttaaaaaacaaacaaacccaccCATCAGTTCAACAGAATATGTTTTTCctttgacagacagaaaacacctGCTAGAGGCAAACAGCAAAAGCCACAGTGTCCTATTTAACATCTGCTAACACCACAAATCAGTCTCTAGAAATATCCTACCTCAAGAGAAGCCTCCAGTTCACTCAGGTGGTTTCCTCTCTTGAAACTGGCTCTCTTGTCTTGCTGGATGATTTCATTCCAGCTCTTGCACACCTGACCACACCTGCCgaacacaaacaaatgcatgcatgaGACCAAAAGTTAAAAACTTTAATACTGGCTGTGTCCATCAGGCTTTTGCTATTCGATACTAAAAACTGCATTTGTTACATAGCTTGATTTTGATGTTTTACCTGCATACAGATATCATTTATCAGTTCAATGAATGGCAACTTGGGAATCAAGCTTCCTAATCTAGTAGGAGTAATGTATAGAAGATGTGCAGAGTTATACAGTACATGAAACAACAATGATAGATAGATTTTGCTTTGTACGAGTACTGACAGCTAAGTTTTGTTGAAAACATGAACTCCTCACCTGTAGATGCTCTCAGAGGTCAGGTGACCAAGTATGACACACAGGATGTGTCTGAGGTTCCTCTTCTTCAGCTCTGTGAATATGTCCACCTTCCCCATTCCCATCTTCCTGCCAATCAGCCCTGCCAATGGCATGGTGGTCCTGAACGTCGCCGGGGTTTCAGCCAGTGCTGCTGTGGACTTCAGCTGCTCCGTCAGGCTTGGACTTTGGCCAACAAACATCTGGGCTTTCTGCTGACACATAGCATGAACCAGCTGCAACGCTGGAGTCAGACAAAGATTGACTGGGGTTGTCCTGAGAGGAGTTACGTCTGGATTGGCAGAAGTTGTGCTAAAAGATGTCATGTTTTCTAGTTTTGTGGTGGTCGCCCTTAGTGGGGTGGCATAGTCTTGTTTTGCAGAGGCCAAACTATCAGGGGTCATGCCATTACCACACCTAACAGAAAGGACGCTGCGAGGCGTGGCACTGTCCGCAAAAACATCGTCTTTAGAACGTCTGTGGCGCTGATGAAGATGTTCATGCTTTCTGTCTGTTGGGTCCTCATCAGACTGAGAGCCCCCTTCTTTAAGTGTAGAAAGCCTTTGCTGACGCTGCAAACGGAAGCGGCGCTTTGTCTCAGCCAGATTTGGGGTTTCACAGTTTCCTCTGGAGGCGGGGAGCAGCAGCTCCTGGAATGAGCCGTCATGGTCCACCGAGGAGTCTTGGGATTTATCAAGGGTCAGGGAACTGAAACCACTGTCCTCAGACACAGACCTGTTCCAGGATTAAAAGGGGGTTAAATACAGGCATGTTTTCGGATGGAGatgtgaaacatttatttattaagtgttTTTCCAAGTATTCAGCTGGgaacatataaaaacaacatttgaaaagcCAAGTGTCATAAAAGTACATACCTTGTGTacttgggtgtgtgtgtggctgacgGTGTGAACAAGACACTTGAGCTGTCGAATACGTTATTTTTCACATCACCGATCGGTGACCGAGAGTTTTCCTTAGATGAGGCAGACAGGAATTTACTAAAGCACAGAGTCTCAATACTAATTTGATCTGAGGCAGGGATGCTTCCACTGAAATCTGCTTCTGAGAGTGAAACTCTTCTCTCAAAACTGGAGAGGTGACCAGAGTTGAGTTTACCATCTTCAAGAGTGGAGGTCCTCACCTGCGTGAAGAGGAGACGGCGTTTCCTGCCAGACAGGGGCAGATCCTGCTCCAGTTTTAAAGTGCTTGGTGCCAATGCGTCCACCGTAGTGTCAAGAGAGTCAAACGATGCACTGAGCCAGTGTTCAGACCCCACACTGCTGGAGGATTCATCCTTACTGATGCGTGGTGATCTTCTGCTGTCAGTTTTGACATCTGTGGTGGGTTTGCACATTAAAAGTCTGTGTCGCAACAAGGAATCTCTTTTGTATACTTTAGGAGTTTCACaccagctaacagctgatggcAGCTGTAATCCCCTGGAGTCTTTGCCCAACAATCCAGCTGgtcctctgctcctctccttAGGTGTGACAGGAAGCCTGAGATTCTCTTTAGGTGTTTCATTGAATTCTACTGGAGACAAGTCAACTCCACTGGTGCTCTGTGGGCTGTGGAATAAACCTGAGTAACCACTGTCGGTGCAGTCATAACAGCGCTGGCCTTTGCAGCTCTCAAGGTAGAAGTTTGATTCAGGAGTGCATTGCattttcctcctcctgttcGCACAAACACAGGGTTCACCAAGTAAGGATGATGTCAACTGACCTGCAGataacaaaacacagaacagaacgTGAACCTAAACTAGCTCAAATGTTGCCTGGTATGTCTAATTTGGTGTGGACTCACTTTGTGATCAGATCAGCTAAGCTAAGTGATTGAAAAGTCTTTCAGTTGTTCTCAGCACGTCTATGCAGTGTTGGCAGCAGTGTGTTAAACAAAGTCAGCTGTTTCATCAGCGTTGCTATGACAGCGTGTTGTCGATTTAAATCCCCCGTCGTGTGCTCTGTGATGCCGCTATAAAGTGAGCTACAGCCGCCAAAACAACCGACCCGCCTACTTGTACACTGCCGACAGTGACCATGTCAACAACGGGGCGTGCcactttcattttattcttaCATGCAACGTTAGTTAACACTGGTTAACGTACGAAACAAGTAGAGATTTGTCGGCAATTCAGCTTGGCCTGCGTCCCCTGACTAGAGGGGCCAGAAACCCTGCACAAAGTAAAGTTAAGCCCAATTGTTTAAATACACCAGTAAATGGATGTAGAATGTATTATAGTTAATTGCATTCAAGACTAATTGAAACTTAAtttcaaattacaaaacaaacgACTTGTAAAGGTCGCTCGGGTCCCACCGTGTG from Micropterus dolomieu isolate WLL.071019.BEF.003 ecotype Adirondacks linkage group LG03, ASM2129224v1, whole genome shotgun sequence harbors:
- the LOC123968623 gene encoding regulator of G-protein signaling 22 — its product is MCEVISTDFPHLTAGNFENSLSSDDVLAHYFNDFLSLPTFPEALLYNQETGLFEVVSGAAEFVCRRIRSDLHRCKSQLQTGDPTALAKTPPVDSSYTVCCLDREQGIQWVMKERLPFFLRSDFYSEYRLAKLLFQWDANLCIQRRKGSSGRTTLSAPQLRSSSQFDQQNNNALKVLTRSHSQENISGEQGSVRNATCLFSGQKEQINTKCSESSRCFSSCSESENPYTFSSLSSSCSSSNFKSEKTQELGNSQTELSLSFAAPSAGQNDESSELHLEYLAAKVVHQVLNNALNVMDSQSQANTTDCFSKSGDQTNCTSTSSSCECKVCRHSADGGRDRLMGKTEKIQEDKRGSGVGEKTDWFNKKRVVGSWGTEQENGLDIYCHGTCFHGKTPGLDEFKEFLQGTPGEKVLNLWMDIERLKATQNRERKNRYLVLMRSWYLLSSSQSSLNVELLSRLGLTTSPCWTEEKLRSVQPFLTESLLFYWAPRFWTSQCVQEDRDDFPHLGLWTEWCVSPLLGTQTHHGSMTLPSLRPDTCLPQLPHTVHTQFHSSRSQLLGSSRMEKMLQALCVDLCAGLYFTNFCEQSGNQLWENAVNFWTDLQHYHELFYQDGLDPYRVQREAQLLYSTYLFSSARRSIGVDEEIRREVYDRMMPAFEELFDKVEEHTLNILLEPWTLLVSRDKESFRKVCVLEEVRCIDNQEYKELQSLYKESESRLKQVEQCGSILFPSPITFSTPFSKGRQASDSWSRVSPNYQGYRLGSLLRHRHEIGHFMSFLQNQDASIHLTCWLDLEQYRRTPQKDKAIRQERSSHVANKYLNRKYFFSSDSPATPEQQDDILRLAGGLERLQLQCLSNPVVVEIQEIVRSHIEQKWLPLFLSTEEFTERQKHKPKPQAVDRLSQHVYRRRRTRREAWKAEGLWMSSSKEILLFRRILLNPVSCMQFQHFVSLKGDFLENDVHFWLEVQRYKDLCHSHSDEATIQQKISTIINCFIHSSMPPALQIDIPPEQAQHILEKRHELGPYIFREAQMSVFTELLKFWPEFQELSSSVQEEQLLPLLQEKRVKHRARVRRQRRKEEDEDEEDARRRAQEELERPESSFTEEETDDEDEVEEQEGRSEKKQSRTQSRVLLTPTQPLSWSYSKYMAALKREEVLLKRQSQLEASFSTASDNSSDCSVKSASSKHSRQQPSRRSSRTESKQCNRYNRGVRACTMK
- the fbxo43 gene encoding F-box only protein 43; translation: MQCTPESNFYLESCKGQRCYDCTDSGYSGLFHSPQSTSGVDLSPVEFNETPKENLRLPVTPKERSRGPAGLLGKDSRGLQLPSAVSWCETPKVYKRDSLLRHRLLMCKPTTDVKTDSRRSPRISKDESSSSVGSEHWLSASFDSLDTTVDALAPSTLKLEQDLPLSGRKRRLLFTQVRTSTLEDGKLNSGHLSSFERRVSLSEADFSGSIPASDQISIETLCFSKFLSASSKENSRSPIGDVKNNVFDSSSVLFTPSATHTPKYTRSVSEDSGFSSLTLDKSQDSSVDHDGSFQELLLPASRGNCETPNLAETKRRFRLQRQQRLSTLKEGGSQSDEDPTDRKHEHLHQRHRRSKDDVFADSATPRSVLSVRCGNGMTPDSLASAKQDYATPLRATTTKLENMTSFSTTSANPDVTPLRTTPVNLCLTPALQLVHAMCQQKAQMFVGQSPSLTEQLKSTAALAETPATFRTTMPLAGLIGRKMGMGKVDIFTELKKRNLRHILCVILGHLTSESIYRCGQVCKSWNEIIQQDKRASFKRGNHLSELEASLELSGAVHVPDSETRLTLLKRSALKTVQAQSRTSSYCTPQSGNSTLTPLQHSALHSGSSSKRDKFLEVAKTLFNDECLKPCPRCEHPARCHSVKMEGVCSRADCGFQFCLACLCAFHGSRECGSQSAGRRKKDILLPGSAQSKRNVRRL